From a single Capsicum annuum cultivar UCD-10X-F1 chromosome 12, UCD10Xv1.1, whole genome shotgun sequence genomic region:
- the LOC107850523 gene encoding SNF1-related protein kinase regulatory subunit beta-1 (The RefSeq protein has 1 substitution compared to this genomic sequence), with translation MGNANAREDGGAGGRGGGGDGVGEGRRSNVEDHALRTRVVSADLMVNSPPQSPHRSVSPLLFGPQVPVVPLQGGDANPVTSQMWGDESQDASDHFPESGIPTLITWSYGGNNVAIQGSWDNWRSRKVLQRSGKDYTILLVLPSGIYHYKFIVDGEVRYIPELPCVADETGIVFNLLDVNDNVPESLESVAEFEAPPSPDSSYAQSVLGDEDFAKEPVAVPPQLHLTVLGSENSDGSPSSPKPQHVVLNHLFIEKGWASQSVVALGLTHRFQSKYVTVVLYKPLKR, from the exons atgggtAATGCGAACGCCAGAGAAGACGGCGGCGCCGGCAGACGTGGAGGCGGAGGTGATGGTGTCGGCGAGGGAAGGAGATCGAATGTAGAAGATCACGCGCTGCGCACGCGCGTAGTTTCGGCTGACTTGATGGTCAATTCACCTCCGCAAAGTCCACATCGTTCTGTTTCACCTCTCTTGTTTGGACCTCAG GTCCCAGTAGTTCCTTTACAAGGAGGGGATGCCAATCCTGTTACCAGTCAAATGTGGGGCGATGAATCTCAGGATGCCTCTGATCATTTTCCAGAGAGTGGCATACCTACTTTGATAACATGGAGTTATGGTGGTAATAACGTTGCTATCCAAGGATCTTGGGACAACTGGAGATCAAG GAAGGTTCTCCAAAGATCAGGCAAGGACTATACCATCCTCTTGGTCCTTCCGTCGGGTATATATCATTACAAATTCATTGTGGATGGAGAAGTTAGATATATTCCAGAACTTCCATGTGTAGCAGATGAGACAGGCATCGTCTTTAATCTTCTAGATGTTAAT GACAATGTGCCAGAGAGCCTCGAAAGTGTTGCAGAGTTCGAGGCCCCACCATCACCTGACTCTAGCTATGCACAATCTGTGCTTGGAGATGAGGATTTTGCGAAGGAGCCAGTGGCAGTTCCACCCCAACTTCATCTAACTGTTCTTGGTTCTGAAAACTCAGACGGATCACCTTCTTCTCCAAAGCCCCAACACGTCGTGCTTAATCACCTCTTTATAGAGAAAGGATGGGCTTCTCAATCCGTCGTTGCTCTTGGTCTGACACATAGATTCCAGTCCAAATATGTCACTGTTGTCCTCTACAAGCCACTGAAGAGGTGA
- the LOC107851479 gene encoding uncharacterized protein LOC107851479 — MGKPPQPIQNETEERKESDTATASNNNEGSKKKVTRKLPSPRELISHYESQGLDSQEASLKVIEDLQGALFRVISSSRNDKNRNNNRNESSETSRKLDVIHARLLSLDMKVDSKPGYPQTLAIGMASGVLLQVLPRVADSVVQIWNNVRNAANSKQ, encoded by the coding sequence ATGGGAAAACCACCACAGCCGATTCAAAATGAGACggaggagagaaaagagagtgaTACTGCGACGGCCAGCAACAACAATGAAGGCAGTAAAAAGAAGGTGACGAGAAAGTTGCCAAGCCCGAGAGAGCTAATATCGCACTATGAATCACAAGGCCTGGACTCCCAAGAAGCTTCCTTGAAAGTCATTGAAGATCTCCAGGGTGCTCTCTTCAGGGTGATCAGCTCTTCTCGAAATGACAAGAATCGCAATAATAATAGGAATGAGTCATCTGAAACCTCTAGAAAACTCGATGTCATCCATGCTCGACTACTCAGCCTTGACATGAAAGTTGACTCCAAGCCAGGCTACCCTCAAACCCTCGCCATCGGGATGGCCTCTGGTGTCCTTCTTCAAGTGCTCCCTCGTGTTGCGGATTCGGTTGTCCAAATTTGGAACAATGTTAGAAATGCTGCTAACTCAAAACAGTAA
- the LOC107850522 gene encoding receptor-like protein Cf-9 homolog encodes MGLSFVFLAFFFCQLVCSSSILVCPKHQSISLVKFKETLNVDPSASPRCYPKTNSWNTSRDCCLWDGVICDEMTGHVIELDLSCSQLVGTIDSNSSLFQLTHLQRLNLSWNEFRGCHISPEFGRFSSLTHLDFLNSNFSGQIPSEISRLSRLEFFRLSPSSRTDLRLAAHDFKLLLQNLTQLRELHLTSVNISSTIPLNFSSHLTTLKLGGTGLYGIIPESIFHLPNLETLYLSSNYQLSGSFPKTKWNSSASLMKLDLSRVNFSDNLPESLGYLTSLNSLSLTNCNLRGLIPESLSNLTRIQSLFLQDNSLNGTIPSWVFSLPSLRRLFLSNNHFSGQLEEFKTSSLEEIILGSNQLQGHVPKSIQNVVNLTGLDLSNNNFSGNVDVSLFSNLKNLLGVVLSNNKISLINENKGSFTWPESLNVLLLAACEVKEWEFLRSAKYLWELDLSNNKLQGRIPDWAWSNWLSLITLDISNNMLTSIDSIPLLTIDTIDLRSNLLQGSLPIPPNSTRNFLISDNNLSEEIPSSICNSTSLFMLDLGRNNLKGAIPQCLGTITTLEVLDMRHNNLSGNLPTTFSNGSSLRSLNLHGNKLEGKIPQSLANCKELQVLDLGDNHLVDTFPMWLGALPKLKVLSLRANKFHGSIQPSTMETIFPELQIIDLSQNAFSGNLPASLFQHLKGMRTIDPSKEAPRYRGDTYYKDSITVTTKGLVREIVRILYLYTAVDLSSNKFGGQIPSIMGDLIALRVLNLSHNGLQGRIPPSFGDLSSVESLDLSGNQLSGEIPQQLVSLTSLSFLNLSHNHLRGCIPQGPQSHTFESNSYEGNDGLRGFPVSKSCGDDQVSDTNDTISGPDDEESDSEFWSDFWKAALMGYGSGLCIGLSILYFMLSTGNPKWLVRIIEDLEHNIMMRRRKKQREQRNNRRRNNHF; translated from the coding sequence ATGGGCCTCTCATTTGTATTCTTAGCTTTCTTTTTCTGTCAACTTGTTTGTTCTTCATCCATACTTGTGTGTCCCAAACATCAAAgcatttcacttgtaaaattcaAGGAAACACTTAATGTAGATCCTTCTGCTTCTCCTCGATGTTATCCAAAGACGAATTCATGGAACACGAGCAGAGATTGTTGTTTATGGGATGGAGTAATATGCGATGAGATGACTGGCCATGTCATTGAACTTGACCTCAGTTGCAGCCAACTTGTTGGGACCATTGATTCCAATAGCAGCCTATTCCAACTCACTCATCTGCAAAGGCTCAACCTTTCTTGGAATGAGTTCCGCGGTTGTCATATCTCTCCGGAATTTGGTAGGTTCTCGAGCTTGACACATCTTGattttttaaactccaatttctcAGGTCAAATTCCTTCTGAAATCTCTCGTCTTTCCAGGTTAGAGTTTTTTCGCCTCTCCCCTTCGTCTAGAACTGATCTGAGACTCGCAGCCCATGATTTTAAATTGCTCCTTCAGAATTTGACTCAATTAAGAGAGCTTCATCTTACTTCCGTAAACATCTCTTCCACTATTCCTCtgaatttttcttctcatttaacAACGCTGAAGCTGGGAGGGACAGGATTGTATGGGATAATACCTGAGAGCATTTTTCACCTGCCCAACCTGGAAACACTTTACTTAAGTTCCAATTATCAGCTCAGTGGTTCTTTTCCAAAGACCAAATGGAACAGCAGTGCATCTCTAATGAAGTTAGATCTTAGTAGGGTGAATTTTTCCGATAATTTGCCGGAGTCTCTTGGCTATCTAACTTCGCTGAACTCTTTGTCTCTTACCAATTGCAACCTTAGAGGGCTTATTCCTGAATCTCTTTCGAATCTCACCCGCATACAGTCTTTGTTTCTTCAAGATAACTCCCTGAATGGAACTATACCATCATGGGTGTTCTCCCTACCATCACTACGTCGTTTATTCTTGAGTAATAACCATTTTTCTGGTCAGCTTGAGGAATTCAAGACCAGTTCACTAGAAGAGATTATTTTAGGAAGCAATCAACTGCAAGGCCATGTTCCCAAGTCAATTCAAAACGTTGTGAACTTAACAGGGCTTGATCTTTCCAACAATAACTTTAGCGGCAATGTCGATGTCAGCTTATTTTCAAACCTCAAAAATCTTCTGGGAGTTGTtctttcaaataataagataTCACTGATCAATGAGAACAAAGGTAGCTTCACTTGGCCTGAATCTCTTAACGTATTACTATTGGCAGCATGTGAAGTGAAAGAATGGGAGTTTCTGAGATCCGCAAAGTATCTTTGGGAGTTGgatctttcaaataataagcttcAAGGAAGAATACCTGATTGGGCATGGTCGAACTGGCTTTCATTGATAACTCTTGATATATCCAACAATATGCTGACGAGTATTGATTCAATTCCTCTTCTGACTATAGATACTATTGATTTACGGTCAAATTTGCTTCAAGGTTCACTACCTATTCCACCAAATTCCACGAGAAATTTCCTCATATCCGATAATAATCTCAGTGAAGAAATTCCTTCATCTATTTGCAATTCAACTTCACTGTTTATGCTAGATTTGGGCAGAAACAACTTGAAGGGAGCAATTCCGCAATGTTTGGGAACTATCACTACCCTCGAGGTTTTGGATATGCGGCATAACAATCTTTCTGGGAATCTTCCAACAACTTTCAGCAATGGAAGTTCATTGAGAAGCCTCAACTTGCATGGCAATAAACTCGAGGGGAAAATTCCCCAATCTTTGGCCAATTGCAAAGAGTTGCAGGTTCTTGATTTAGGAGATAATCATCTCGTTGACACATTCCCGATGTGGTTGGGAGCTCTTCCAAAGCTAAAGGTTTTAAGCTTGAGAGCGAATAAATTTCATGGGTCCATTCAACCTTCAACGATGGAAACTATTTTTCCCGAGCTTCAAATCATAGATCTCTCGCAGAATGCCTTCTCGGGAAACTTACCTGCGAGTCTGTTTCAGCATTTGAAAGGCATGAGGACAATTGATCCATCAAAGGAAGCACCAAGATATCGTGGAGATACATATTACAAAGATTCTATTACAGTTACAACCAAGGGATTGGTGCGTGAAATTGTGAGAATCTTGTACTTGTACACCGCTGTCGATCTTTCAAGTAATAAATTTGGAGGGCAAATTCCAAGTATCATGGGGGATCTCATTGCACTTCGTGTGCTGAATTTATCTCATAATGGATTGCAAGGTCGTATACCTCCATCATTCGGAGATTTATCTTCGGTTGAATCATTAGACCTATCAGGAAACCAACTTTCAGGAGAGATACCACAACAACTGGTTTCTCTTACGTCTCTTTcattcttaaatctctcccacaATCATCTCCGAGGATGCATCCCTCAAGGACCTCAATCTCACACTTTTGAGAGCAATTCATACGAAGGCAATGATGGATTACGTGGATTCCCTGTTTCAAAGAGTTGTGGTGATGATCAGGTATCAGATACAAATGACACTATATCTGGACCAGACGATGAAGAAAGTGATTCTGAGTTTTGGAGTGATTTTTGGAAAGCTGCTCTTATGGGATACGGAAGTGGACTATGTATTGGATTATCCATACTCTATTTCATGTTGTCAACTGGAAATCCGAAATGGCTTGTGCGAATCATTGAAGATCTGGAGCACAACATTATGATGCGAAGGAGAAAGAAGCAGCGAGAGCAAAGGAATAACAGAAGAAGAAACAATCACTTCTAG